The following coding sequences lie in one Apium graveolens cultivar Ventura chromosome 3, ASM990537v1, whole genome shotgun sequence genomic window:
- the LOC141713611 gene encoding putative pectate lyase 4: MGNHHGRTSKAHRKNHYIIPSSSAPAHNTPPSSSSAPTTNMGLSLPYAHVDSHLRALAGQAEGFGRCAIGGLHGHLYHVTTLADDGPGSLRDGCRKKEPLWIVFEVSGTIELSSYLNVSSHKTIDGRGQKIKLTGKGLRLKECEHVIICNLEFEGGRGHDVDGIQIKPNSKHIWIDRCSLRDYDDGLIDITRGSTDITISRCHFSQHDKTMLIGADPSHTGDRCIRITIHHCFFDGTRQRHPRVRFGKVHLYNNYTRNWGIYAICASVESQIYSQCNIYEAGQKKVAFKYLTEKAGDKEEPSSGCIISEGDLFVTGTQAGLQNAAAQQTTFHPSEFYPTWTTEPPTDSLKQVLQHCTGWQSVQRPADQSAAAKQQ; encoded by the exons ATGGGAAATCATCACGGGCGTACTTCAAAAGCACATCGCAAGAACCATTACATCATTCCCAGCAGCTCAGCTCCGGCCCATAATACCCCACCATCCTCTAGCTCAGCTCCCACCACCAACATGGGCTTGTCTCTTCCTTATGCTCATGTTGACTCCCATTTGCGTGCTCTCGCTGGCCAAGCTGAGGGTTTTGGTCGTTGCGCCATTGGTGGGCTTCACGGTCATCTCTATCATGTCACCACCCTCGCAG ATGATGGGCCTGGATCACTTCGTGATGGATGCCGCAAAAAGGAACCTCTCTGGATCGTTTTCGAAGTTTCAGGCACGATTGAGCTCTCCTCTTACTTGAATGTATCATCGCATAAGACTATAGATGGTCGCGGCCAAAAGATTAAGCTTACTGGAAAAGGCTTGAGACTGAAGGAATGTGAACATGTAATCATATGCAACTTAGAGTTTGAAGGGGGTAGGGGACACGATGTGGATGGTATTCAAATCAAACCTAATTCAAAACATATATGGATTGACCGCTGTAGCCTTCGTGATTATGATGATGGTCTGATTGATATCACAAGAGGAAGCACAGATATTACTATTTCACG ATGTCATTTCTCTCAGCATGACAAGACAATGCTCATTGGAGCAGACCCTTCTCACACTGGTGACAGATGTATTCGTATTACCATACACCACTGCTTTTTCGATGGGACCCGACAGCGGCATCCTCGTGTTAGATTTGGGAAAGTTCATCTGTACAATAACTACACTAGAAACTGGGGAATATATGCTATCTGTGCTAGTGTAGAATCGCAG ATATACTCGCAATGCAATATTTACGAAGCTGGACAAAAGAAGGTAGCATTCAAATATCTTACTGAGAAG GCTGGTGACAAGGAAGAACCAAGTTCTGGCTGCATCATATCGGAAGGAGACTTGTTTGTAACAGGAACCCAAGCAGGCCTACAGAACGCGGCAGCCCAACAGACCACGTTTCATCCTTCAGAATTCTACCCTACCTGGACAACTGAACCTCCAACAGATTCTCTAAAGCAAGTTCTTCAGCACTGTACCGGATGGCAATCTGTACAGCGACCAGCTGATCAGTCAGCGGCTGCTAAGCAACAATAA
- the LOC141713609 gene encoding protein NRT1/ PTR FAMILY 5.10-like, producing the protein MAAITGITAAAIDTPLLNDDEIVNGVVDHRNRPAHRSKSGGWRSASFIIGVEVAERFAYYGISTNLITFLTGPLAQSTASAAANVNAWYGTASLLPLLGALVADSSLGRYRTIVISSFIYILGLGLLTLSAVFPPSSSTGCINITDTTTCSPPRIQIIFFFFSLYLVAIAQGGHKPCVQAFGADQFDVSNPEECKAKSSFFNWWYFGLCSGTVVAIIVLSYVQDNLSWVLGFGIPCIVMGIALIMYMLGTMTYRFTANENEKGPFIRIGQVFIKATRNWKIDPTGLSIVEEARRTLPHQNFQQFNFLNKALILPTGSKEETNICTMNDVEEAKAVLRLVPIWASCLVYAIVYAQSPTFFTKQGLTLNRSVGSSFEIPPAGLQSFIGLSIIISIPFYDGVLVPCARAITGKPSGITMLQRIGVGIVISIISMVVAALVEMKRLQIARDNGLVDKPDAIIPMDIWWLVPQYVLFGIADVFAMVGMQEFFYDQVPGELKSIGLALYLSVFGIGSFLSSFFITIIEKTTGSNGQDSWFSDNLNRGHLDYFYWSLAALSTISAVVYLYFARTYVYNRRYTL; encoded by the exons ATGGCTGCTATTACCGGAATCACTGCTGCAGCCATAGACACTCCGCTCCTTAACGATGACGAAATCGTCAATGGTGTTGTTGACCACAGAAACCGTCCAGCTCACCGATCCAAATCCGGTGGCTGGAGATCAGCATCATTCATCATAG GAGTTGAAGTTGCTGAGAGATTTGCTTATTACGGAATTAGTACGAATCTAATTACATTTCTTACTGGTCCATTGGCTCAATCCACGGCCAGTGCCGCAGCTAATGTCAATGCTTGGTACGGAACAGCATCGCTTCTGCCGCTCTTAGGTGCTTTGGTTGCTGATTCCTCTCTAGGACGATACCGTACTATTGTCATTTCTTCTTTCATTTACATTCTG GGGCTTGGATTGTTAACACTTTCAGCTGTGTTTCCTCCTTCGAGTTCGACGGGCTGTATCAATATCACTGATACGACAACATGTTCTCCTCCACGGATCCAGATTATATTCTTCTTTTTTTCTCTATATTTAGTAGCAATAGCACAAGGAGGGCACAAACCTTGTGTTCAGGCTTTTGGTGCTGACCAGTTTGATGTTTCTAATCCAGAGGAGTGCAAAGCTAAAAGCTCATTCTTCAATTGGTGGTACTTTGGCTTATGTTCTGGTACTGTTGTGGCTATCATAGTCTTGTCTTATGTACAGGACAACCTTAGCTGGGTACTCGGATTTGGAATTCCTTGTATTGTCATGGGAATTGCTCTAATCATGTACATGCTCGGGACAATGACCTATCGGTTTACTGCTAATGAGAACGAGAAAGGCCCTTTCATCAGAATTGGTCAGGTATTTATCAAAGCAACTAGAAACTGGAAAATTGACCCAACTGGACTATCCATTGTCGAGGAAGCTCGGAGAACTTTACCTCATCAGAATTTTCAACAATTCAA TTTTCTTAACAAAGCTTTGATCTTACCCACTGGTTCAAAGGAAGAAACAAATATCTGTACCATGAACGATGTTGAAGAGGCAAAAGCAGTTCTGAGGCTAGTTCCTATATGGGCTTCATGTTTAGTATATGCCATTGTGTATGCACAGTCACCAACTTTCTTCACCAAGCAAGGACTGACTCTGAACAGATCTGTTGGGTCGAGCTTTGAGATCCCACCAGCTGGTTTGCAATCTTTTATCGGCCTTTCAATCATCATCAGTATTCCCTTCTATGATGGTGTCCTTGTTCCTTGTGCAAGAGCTATAACCGGGAAACCCTCTGGCATAACAATGCTTCAAAGGATTGGGGTTGGTATAGTCATCTCCATCATTTCTATGGTTGTTGCAGCTCTGGTCGAAATGAAACGACTCCAAATTGCCAGGGACAATGGACTGGTTGATAAACCAGATGCTATAATCCCAATGGACATCTGGTGGCTGGTTCCACAGTATGTGTTATTTGGAATTGCAGATGTGTTCGCAATGGTTGGTATGCAAGAATTTTTCTACGATCAAGTTCCAGGTGAACTAAAAAGTATAGGTCTTGCTCTTTACCTCAGTGTATTCGGTATTGGGAGCTTTCTTAGCAGTTTTTTCATTACCATTATTGAGAAAACAACTGGTTCTAATGGTCAAGACAGTTGGTTCTCGGACAACTTGAATCGAGGACATCTGGATTACTTTTATTGGTCACTTGCGGCCCTCAGTACAATATCAGCTGTTGTGTACTTGTACTTTGCGAGAACATATGTTTATAATCGCAGGTATACTCTCTAA